One Salminus brasiliensis chromosome 5, fSalBra1.hap2, whole genome shotgun sequence DNA segment encodes these proteins:
- the h2bk1 gene encoding histone H2B type 2-K1, producing the protein MTNDGTKKKGKAPRDKKSSKRKGKRRETYAVYIYKVLKQVHPDTGISSRAMSIMNSFVNDVFDRIATEASRLTQYNKRSTITSREVQTAVRLLLPGELAKHAVSEGTKAVTKYTSSK; encoded by the exons ATGACAAATGATGGAacgaaaaagaaaggaaaagctCCAAGAGACAAAAAATCGTCTAAGAGAAAAGGCAAGAGGAGGGAAACATACGCTGTGTATATTTATAAAGTTTTGAAACAG GTCCACCCTGACACTGGCATCTCCAGCAGGGCCATGAGCATCATGAACTCCTTTGTCAATGACGTGTTTGACCGCATTGCCACAGAGGCCTCAAGACTGACCCAGTACAACAAGCGCTCGACCATCACTAGCCGCGAGGTGCAGACGGCTGTCCGGCTGCTGCTGCCTGGGGAGCTGGCCAAGCACGCCGTGTCTGAAGGGACCAAGGCCGTCACCAAGTACACCAGCTCCAAGTGA